The Desulfurobacteriaceae bacterium sequence CATCCATTGACAGAAAAACCCCTCTTTTTGCCCCAATTTTTGGGTCAAAAGGTTTTTAGACTTGATAATGAAAAAATTAAAGATAGGAGGGAAAGAGATGCTATTAGAAGTAGGAAAGTTCTTAGTTAAGGCAGTTCTTAATGAGATGGTAAGAAAACAAACGAATGGGATCTTTTCTACCTATGATGAGTTAAAGGAATGGAATGATCTTTCAAAATCATTGAATTCTCTTTCAGATTCAAAAGAAAAAGATGATGACTTTTCCATTTTTAAACTTTAACTAAGAGGTAAAGTATGGCTGTTTACATTTGTTCAAAATGTGGAAGTATGGTTGAAAGTGGAGGAATTCCCTCTGGCGTTGGATGTCCAGCTGGAGGAAGTCATATATGGCATAGGGTATGCAACAATGGGGGAGTTATTCCTAAAAGAGGGACAAAAGCTTATCAGTGTAAAAAGTGTGGAAAAATCGTTTATTGTTCTTCCATTCCTATGGGAAGCGGATGTCCAACGGGAGGATCTCATAACTGGACTCAATTAACTTAGCAAGGAACAAAAAAGATGAAAGGAATAATTAAAACAGTAGTTTTATCAACGAGTATTACTAAGGTGCGTTCCTTCGGTGTATGTCCAAAGTGTGGTTTTTATCTTAAGCTTGTTTTTTCTCCTTTTGGAAAATTTATCGTTTGTCCAAGGTGTGACTTTTGGAGGAAGATTAATTAAGAACACTTCAAGGAGGTGGAGAATGGGAATTTTCGACTTCTTAGGAAAGTTATTTGGAGTTCGCTGCCCTAAGTGNNNNNNNNNNACCCTTTCTGGAAAAGTAACAATGTGCAAATGTAAAAAGTGTGGTCATGAATGGGAGTGTGTAAAAGTTTCTTCCGTTTAAAGCTTAGATCTTTAACCACAAGGAGGTAACGGTGAAACAAAAAAATCATGATGATATCTACCAAGCAATAGAAGAGATCATTTCAGAAAAAGAAAAAGAGTGTAAAATCTTTGAAGAAGCAATAACTAAGAAAAACCCGACAATCATCGTCGGAAACGAAGATTATAAGAAGAAACAGAAAGCCTCTGAATTCCTAACAGGTCTTTTGTCTGCAGAAAGCATTCAAGGAGCTAAAGAAGTTGTAGAAATTTACAAGGGAATTAGAGAAGCTGATGCTAAGCTTGCCCAGATTTACAAAGAACTAGAATTGGAAACTAAAAAATTAGAGGTTAGAAAGTATTCCATAGAAGAAAAATCAAAAACTTTTAGAGAACTAATTCAAAGCCATCAAAAACAGGTAGAGTTTCTTATTCAGTTTATCGAAAAGCTTCCTGTTGAAAGTGAAAAAGATTTTGAAAGGCAGTTAGAACTTATTAACCGTTTAACTAATCTTCTAGATAAGATGTTATCACTTACGCTCAAATACCTTTCTATCTAAAATGGGGGAAGTAAATGCCATTAGCTACTGAAAAGGTCGAAAATCTCTTTAAGGGAGAACTGAACGAAATAGATGAGTTTATGGATCAAATTCGTGAAGTTATAGATAACAATTTGGAAATTCTTAGAAATAGTGTAGAAAACGTTCAAGGGGAATTTTCAGAAGTTATAAGGGAATATAATTACTTAATAAATAGGTCAAAGGAAATGTTAAATGAAGCTTTAACATCATTAGAAAGTGCTGCTAAAGGTGAGAAAAGTTTAATTTATGCTGCTGGAGAATCTTTTCTCAAATTAGTTGGTTCTGGTTGGAACTTCGTAAAGGCATGGTATACAAAGAAAACGGGAATGAGTGCTGTTATAAGCAAAATTGAAGAAATAAAAGCTTTAAGGTTAGAGATAATCGCTGAGAAGGTTGAACAGTTCAAGGAAGTTAGAGAGGATATCCTTCCTGAAATAAGAAAAAACATATACAGAATTTTTATTGTCTTAAACTTCTTAACAAATAAAAGCGAACAACTTGCAAAGAGAAGACTTATTAGGAAGGAAAATGTGGTTCCCCTAATAAAAGAAAGGATAGAAGATCTTCTCCTACTTTATTTGAAAACGGAAATGGTGGATTTTCTAGTATATCAACTGTTTTGCGCCTTTGAAAACGCTTTAGAAGGGAAGCTTTTTCTCTTCAATGAAAATATTACAGAGGATCTTCTTCTCGTTCCTAAGAAGGTTAGAGATGATATAGAAAGGTACGGTTGGATTAAGAATCCAATAGTGGCTTCTATTGTGTCCCAATCTTCCATTTTTGGAGGGAAGTAACAATGGAGAGTAAGCTTGACAAATTTTACAGAGAGGACTTTTCACAACTTTACGAACTTTTCGATAGAGAGGAAAAAGAAAGAAACAAAACAATTGAAGCTTTAATTTCTTCTAAAAAGGAACTTGATTCTCTCTACAAACACCGCTTTTTCTTCATGCCAGCTAGTGAGATACCAACATGGTTTGAATATATGAAAAGTTACGTTCACAAACTATTAAACAGTAGCAACTTAAAAATTGAAGATGGAGTTCTTATTAAACAGCTAAACAGTTTTTCTATTGATACAAACCAGTATAAAAAACTTGTGGATGAGAATCTGCAAAAGTATTCTTTTTCAATCTTATTGATGATCCCTATACTTTTCTATCTAAATAAATACCTCTTGTTGCATGGTCATTTCACTATCTTCCTAGTAATCAATGCTATCCTGTATTTCTTTAATCTCCAATCTCCTCCTCTACGAAAACTCGTTTTCTGGATGTTTACATTAACATTTTTGGCGTTTCACTTTCCGCCTACTTCAAACTCAGAAAATTTTTTGATAAAAAAAACCTTTGAATATTGGGAAAATCTAAGTATTGCCTACAAAGTAGTTTCACTTATAGGTATTTCTATCATTTACGCTATAATTTCTGCATTTAGGGAAGCAAAATATGACGCATTATCTTTAAAATATCAATTACTTTACAACTGGTTTAGGGAGTTAAAGGAAAAAATAAATGGCTGAAAAAGAAGCTATTCTCAAGAGTATAAGAGAGATCGATACTGAACTTAAAAAACTTTTCCCAATTCCACACCGTCCAAGTAGAACTCCTTTGGAACAGATGATTTTTACAATACTTAGTCAAAATACTACCGATAAAAATGCAGAAAAATGTTTAGAGAACCTAAAAAAAATTACTGACAATGACCTTCGCAAACTCTTATCTATACCGAAAGAAACACTTATTTTGGCAGTCCGTTCATGTGGAATGTACAGACAGAAAACACAAGCTATTTTAAATGTGCTGAAAGACTGGGATAGTTTAGAGAGAAAACTACATAAACTTTCTCCTAAAGAGGGAATAGAACTTTTAAAGAGTTATCCCTATATTGGTTCTAAAACGGCAAGGGTTGTTCTAACTTTTGCTTTTAATAAAAATACTTTCCCAATTGATACCCACTGCTGGAGAGTTTTAAATAGGTTGGGGATTTTTCCAAAATCTTGGAATAAAGATAAGATTTCTGAGTTTATGGAAGAAAATTTCAGTTCTGAGTTTAACCAAAGATTTCACTACAACCTTATAAGGTTCGGAAGAACTGTGTGTAAAGCTATTAAACCTAAATGTTCAGAATGTCCCCTCATAAAGAAATGTTCTTTCAATAAAGAATGGGAAGCTAACGCTTCCCAAAAATCTTAATCTTTTTTAACTTCAACCAAGTGGTGAGAAAGGCCTGAAACTTCCTTACTTAAACCAAAAGCGTAAGCCATTAGTTCTGGTAAAAAGCTTGCAGGTATCATAGGAGGTTTTTCCATCTGTGGCTGATAGATGTCAAAAGCTTTAAAACATAGAGGACAAGGGGTTGCTATTATGTCAGCTTGAGTTTTTTTAATGTTGCAAAGAATTCTACTGAGTTTCTTCATTGTCATGCTTTTATCTGTAAAGAAAGAGTGGTAACCACAGCAAGCATCCCTTTCTTCGTAATCATCAATCACCTCTGCTCCAAGAGCTCTAAGTATCTCTTGTAATGATGAGGGGTTATCGCTATTGTCTATTGCTATTTCTTTAGGATACAGGACATGACAGCCATAAAATGCAGCTACTTTCCAACCTTTAAGTGGTCTTTTAACGGCTTTCTTTATTTTTTCATAGCCAACCTTATCCCTAAAGAAATCTAAAAGATGCCATATTTTGGAGGTTCCTCTGTATTCTAAGCCCTCTTCTTTTAAAAGTTGATTTATTTCATCTCTTAGTTTTTTGTTTGTGTCGAGTGCTTTCTTCGCTTTAGCTATTACCATGTAACATGTATTGCAAGAAATTAGAAGGTCTAATTCTTTACTTTCTGCAATTGCAATGTTTCTTGCATTTATCGTATAGGAAAGTTTTCTGCTTTCCTCATCTATTGTATTTCCGCCACAACATGTGGTCTCTTCAAGTAAAAGAAGATCAACATCTATCATTTTAAAAGTTTCTTTCATTGTTTCAAACATGTGAACATCTTGTCCTTGAAAACAGCATCCTTGGTAAAAACCAACCTTAATCATCTTTTCCCCCTGAGATAAGCTCCTTCAACTTGTCAATGAGCCCTTTGCTCTTTTCACTTTCGTGAGCTTTATCAATAATCGTACATATATCAGCTTTGAAGATTTCACTAACTTTCTTGTCTATTCTTCTAACGTGGGAGAAATCGAGTTCTAAAGGTTTATCCTCTTTTGAGAGAACTTCTAAGTAAATATCTCTAAACTTTAAAAGACCTTTTACAGGTTTTGGAACTTCCCAAACTTCTACTCCCATTGACTTGTAAGTTTTTGTAAGTTTATCCTTAGCTTCCTTATTACCGTAAACCTCTTCTGGTAGATACAGTCTGTTTATCTGACCTGTAGCGTATATCCAGTCAACGTAATGTTTAAGCTTTTTCGCCCCAGGTTTGTCGGTAAACCCTTTCTTGATTGACTGTCCTCTTAAGTTCTGAATGTCTTCCGCAGGCCTAACTCCTTTTGGACAAACATAGAGACATTTTTGGCACTGAACACAGCTCCAAAGTCCTCCCGAAATTGAGTATCTAATTCTCTTTTCTTTGGCGGTCTCTATATCCCTTCTATCAACCTGAAATCTGTATGCCCGTGAAAACGCAAAAGGCCCTCTGTATTTTTCATTGTCTTTTACCGCTTCACAAGTGGAATAACAGGAAAAGCAAAGCATACAGTCAATCTGCTTTTTATACTTTTCCATTTCCTCGGGATAGATAATGCTTTCGTGCCGAGGATCTTGAGGAACAACGTGGGGGTCAGGAACAAGCCAAGGAATAAGAGTCTTCATCTTTTCTATAGGTTTATCAATATCTACAACTAAATCTCTTATAACGTTTAAGTGGTTCAAAGGATCTATTTTTAAAGGTTTTCTATTCCAAGTTTTAACAAGAGTCTCCATTGGCGTTTTACAGGCTAGTTTCGTTTTTCCGTTTACTCTAACAGAACAAGAACCACAGACTTCACTTCTACAGAAGACCCTAAATGAAAGAGTAGGGTCTAATCTTTCCTTTATGTAAAGGAGGGCGTCAAGAAGAGTACCTTCTACTGGAACTTCGTAATCTTGGTAGTAAGGAGATTTATCAACTTCAGGATTAAACCTGAAAACCTTTAGAACAACAGTTTTCATTTTTTCCTCCTAAACTATCTAATACTTTCTTTCTTCTGGAGGGAACTTCTTAATTACAACCGGTTTCCAAGAGAGTTCGTAATCGTTATCCTCTTTTAGTGTGATTATTGAGTGTTTTAAGAAGTTCTTATCATCTCTTTGAGTATAGTCCTTTCTTGCGTGAGCTCCTCTGCTTTCTTTCCGTTCAATAGCAGGAATTGCAATTGGTATTGCAAGGTCTAATAGGTTTAAAAATTCAAGGGTTGAGATAAGTTCTGTATTAAACCTTTTGCTTGTATCGTGAACTTTGATATGTCTAGCTCTTTCTTTTAATTTCCAAAGTTTTTCCAGTCCTTCTTTCA is a genomic window containing:
- a CDS encoding succinate dehydrogenase/fumarate reductase iron-sulfur subunit, which encodes MKTVVLKVFRFNPEVDKSPYYQDYEVPVEGTLLDALLYIKERLDPTLSFRVFCRSEVCGSCSVRVNGKTKLACKTPMETLVKTWNRKPLKIDPLNHLNVIRDLVVDIDKPIEKMKTLIPWLVPDPHVVPQDPRHESIIYPEEMEKYKKQIDCMLCFSCYSTCEAVKDNEKYRGPFAFSRAYRFQVDRRDIETAKEKRIRYSISGGLWSCVQCQKCLYVCPKGVRPAEDIQNLRGQSIKKGFTDKPGAKKLKHYVDWIYATGQINRLYLPEEVYGNKEAKDKLTKTYKSMGVEVWEVPKPVKGLLKFRDIYLEVLSKEDKPLELDFSHVRRIDKKVSEIFKADICTIIDKAHESEKSKGLIDKLKELISGGKDD
- a CDS encoding CoB--CoM heterodisulfide reductase iron-sulfur subunit B family protein yields the protein MIKVGFYQGCCFQGQDVHMFETMKETFKMIDVDLLLLEETTCCGGNTIDEESRKLSYTINARNIAIAESKELDLLISCNTCYMVIAKAKKALDTNKKLRDEINQLLKEEGLEYRGTSKIWHLLDFFRDKVGYEKIKKAVKRPLKGWKVAAFYGCHVLYPKEIAIDNSDNPSSLQEILRALGAEVIDDYEERDACCGYHSFFTDKSMTMKKLSRILCNIKKTQADIIATPCPLCFKAFDIYQPQMEKPPMIPASFLPELMAYAFGLSKEVSGLSHHLVEVKKD